In Cucurbita pepo subsp. pepo cultivar mu-cu-16 chromosome LG04, ASM280686v2, whole genome shotgun sequence, the following are encoded in one genomic region:
- the LOC111792750 gene encoding polyol transporter 5-like: MGGRQDDVTATSALQIPLIRSLDPPTKPSTNRFSSLCAIMASMSSVLLGYDIGVMSGAAIYIQQDFEISDVQVEILVGIINLYATIGAAAAGTTSDWIGRRYTMVLSAGFFFVGAILMGFAPNYPLLMSGRFVAGIGIGYASLIASVYTAEVSPASSRGSLSSFPEFFLNVGILLGYVSNYAFSKFPLQLGWRFMLGIGLFPSLFLAAIVIFVMPESPRWLVMQGRLGEAKQVLNTTSDSIGESLQRLADIKKVVGIPASCDDDVVEVPKQSIHGGGVWKELFLHPTPAVRHVLITAVGVHFFLEATGMNAVVLYSPRIFEKAGIASSDHKLLATVAVGVTKTVFILVATVLFDRVGRRPLILTSVGGMVISLVTLGVGLTIIERSHEEGTWLVGLCVGMVLADVAFFSMGMGPMGFVSSEIFPLKLRAQGVSVGMVVNNAVGSVVSMTFLSLYHAITIGGAFLLYAGVATVGWVFFYVVFPETRGRNLEEVEGLFGNLLWKFSTKKDDNTDVENS, from the exons ATGGGTGGCCGGCAAGATGACGTCACTGCAACTTCCGCCCTCCAAATTCCGTTGATTAGATCCCTCGATCCTCCGACCAAGCCCTCAACAAAtagattttcttctctatgcGCAATCATGGCTTCCATGTCTTCCGTCTTGCTCGGCTACG ATATTGGTGTAATGAGTGGAGCCGCAATCTACATCCAACAGGATTTCGAGATCTCCGATGTTCAGGTCGAAATTCTGGTCGGGATCATTAACCTCTACGCCACTATTggcgccgccgccgccggtaCAACCTCTGACTGGATTGGCCGTCGGTACACCATGGTTCTCTCCGCtggcttcttcttcgtcgGAGCTATTCTCATGGGGTTTGCCCCTAACTACCCCCTTCTCATGTCTGGTCGATTCGTCGCCGGGATCGGCATCGGATATGCCTCATTGATTGCCTCTGTTTACACCGCCGAGGTTTCTCCGGCGTCTTCTCGAggctctctctcctcttttccGGAG TTTTTTCTGAATGTCGGAATCTTACTCGGTTACGTTTCGAATTATGCGTTCTCCAAGTTCCCACTTCAACTGGGTTGGAGATTTATGCTCGGAATCGGTTTATTCCCCTCCCTATTCTTGGCCGCCATCGTTATTTTTGTAATGCCGGAATCCCCACGGTGGCTGGTAATGCAAGGCCGGCTCGGCGAAGCCAAACAAGTCCTCAACACAACCTCAGATTCCATCGGAGAGTCTCTACAGCGCCTCGCCGACATCAAAAAAGTCGTTGGAATTCCGGCGAGTTGCGATGACGACGTCGTTGAAGTTCCAAAACAGAGCATCCACGGCGGCGGCGTCTGGAAAGAACTCTTCCTCCACCCAACGCCGGCCGTACGTCACGTCTTGATCACCGCCGTCGGCGTCCATTTCTTCCTAGAGGCGACCGGTATGAACGCCGTCGTATTGTACAGCCCAAGAATCTTCGAGAAGGCCGGAATCGCATCCTCCGACCATAAGCTTCTAGCGACGGTGGCTGTCGGCGTGACGAAGACGGTGTTCATCTTGGTAGCTACTGTCCTGTTCGACAGAGTTGGACGGCGGCCGTTGATTCTGACGAGTGTGGGCGGAATGGTTATATCGCTGGTTACCTTGGGGGTTGGGCTGACGATCATTGAACGGTCGCACGAGGAAGGCACGTGGCTAGTGGGGCTTTGCGTTGGAATGGTGTTAGCCGACGTGGCATTTTTCTCAATGGGGATGGGGCCCATGGGTTTCGTCAGCTCGGAGATTTTTCCGTTGAAGCTACGCGCTCAAGGGGTGAGCGTGGGAATGGTGGTGAATAATGCTGTGGGGTCAGTTGTGTCAATGACGTTTTTGTCCCTGTACCATGCGATTACGATTGGTGGCGCGTTTCTCCTCTACGCCGGCGTCGCGACGGTAGGTTGGGTGTTTTTTTATGTGGTGTTTCCGGAGACTCGGGGAAGGAATTTGGAGGAAGTTGAGGGgctttttggtaatttgctgTGGAAATTTTCTACAAAGAAAGATGATAATACCGACGTGGAAAATAGTTGA